In Haliotis asinina isolate JCU_RB_2024 chromosome 15, JCU_Hal_asi_v2, whole genome shotgun sequence, one DNA window encodes the following:
- the LOC137266197 gene encoding 1,5-anhydro-D-fructose reductase-like → MEKYTPTTLSLNSGFSMPLVGFGTYNKLQVNDQVLIDAMKTAIDVGFRHLDAAWYYNNETDVGQAIKEKIEDKTVTREELFVTSKLWSNFMAPERVEEAVRISLKDLGLTYLDLYLVHWPTPTEDCPDDRSFSSPVHDNKTDYLDTWKAMEKLVEKGLVRSIGISNFNISQVERLLNMEGLKIKPSNHQIEIHPMFNNNDLIKYSQSNGMSVTAYCPLGGMSGNSGIVNNPTLEAVGKKYGKSAAQVALRWGIQRGYAVLTKSLREERIKHNFQLWDFELSGEDMEAVSSINSDNRLVVPNMFKGHRFCPF, encoded by the exons ATGGAGAAATACACGCCCACGACACTGTCGCTAAATAGTGGCTTTTCTATGCCCCTCGTGGGCTTTGGGACATACAACAAACTGCAG GTCAATGACCAGGTCTTGATCGACGCCATGAAGACAGCTATTGACGTCGGCTTCCGTCATCTAGACGCGGCGTGGTATTATAACAACGAGACTGACGTTGGTCAAGCCATCAAGGAGAAGATAGAGGACAAAACTGTGACAAGAGAGGAACTGTTTGTCACATCTAAA CTGTGGTCCAACTTCATGGCACCGGAAAGGGTTGAGGAAGCGGTGAGGATTTCACTGAAGGACCTTGGTTTAACATACCTGGACCTGTACCTGGTCCACTGGCCTACACCAACAGAG gACTGCCCCGATGATCGGTCATTTAGCTCTCCAGTGCATGACAACAAAACTGATTATCTGGACACGTGGAAG GCAATGGAGAAACTTGTGGAGAAGGGACTGGTACGCAGCATCGGAATTAGCAATTTCAATATCAGCCAAGTCGAACGACTATTGAACATGGAGGGACTGAAAATCAAACCTTCAAACCACCAA ATTGAGATTCACCCTATGTTTAACAACAATGACCTCATTAAATACAGCCAGAGTAACGGTATGTCCGTCACTGCGTACTGCCCCCTCGGGGGTATGTCGGGAAATAGCGG CATTGTCAACAACCCGACGCTGGAAGCGGTGGGCAAAAAATATGGAAAGTCTGCGGCTCAG GTAGCCTTGAGATGGGGAATACAGAGAGGATACGCTGTTTTAACGAAAAGTTTGAGAGAGGAGAGGATAAAGCATAACTTCCAG TTGTGGGATTTTGAGTTAAGTGGCGAGGATATGGAAGCAGTTAGTTCTATAAATAGCGACAACCGCCTGGTGGTGCCAAACAT GTTCAAAGGTCATCGTTTCTGTCCATTTTAG
- the LOC137265753 gene encoding uncharacterized protein, protein MNAMSSSEDLLIGMEGLGVSINSKTIPDFPNMDSGAESPSTLHPEGFQQKVPMYEDGTVTNTGEKANIIICSDNSLDEAHNLQNQQQTQHRIHVCRAVDDLTELSSDTQVYKEMWIIVDSHICDLFLRRRSFHAQVEDFFETFAIKSKVRLIKRLPDSEVSKFQSFRWQLPEQCVLEYTELDISSGLLSKEEFLMTRDGPRYQQDLEKEDEYSESRARDSEDESGDGDQEMAEGEAKYVQIGSKSQMYVKTSNQTWTVMKQEGTQNTMVLQIVVRESTSKVVVNVITDPRNQRLEEEIESIINQETEVINVILKDASIVAVKRGSVIIEIEVQPGQNIGSNWLQHMIESIFTEKVRACIPSGHRLNFEITSNITVPLADLGRYLSENVEEFHENYVSKEKYEQMVSEVEELERELNPMGMAVMLASGDITDIKQEKRLRDAVEHILSIADCHGNRTISFLPVGTGIRHFDTERVSHIITDVYCSFTWGSLQEAWLVYPDRSSTSAVQTCTRKLLYDQPDSHREPKPSASMISAPTKRYGPSTHEHARKHLKRSHGYVYFTDLTYDWIC, encoded by the exons ATGAATGCAATGAGCTCTAGTGAAGATCTGCTGATTGGGATGGAAGGACTCGGTGTCAGTATTAATAGCAAAACAATACCTGATTTTCCAAAC ATGGACAGTGGAGCAGAATCACCGTCAACTCTTCACCCAGAGGGATTTCAACAAAAA GTGCCAATGTATGAAGATGGAACAGTGACTAACACGGGAGAAAAGGCAAATA TTATCATATGTTCTGACAATTCCTTGGATGAAGCACACAATCTccaaaaccaacaacaaaccCAGCACAGAATCCATGTTTGCAGAG CTGTAGATGACTTGACTGAACTATCAAGTGACACACAGGTTTACAAGGAGATGTGGATCATTGTTGATTCCCACATATGTGATCTGTTTTTGAGAAGAAGAAGTTTTCATGCACAGGTTGAGGATTTCTTTGAAA CCTTTGCCATAAAGTCCAAGGTCAGGTTGATAAAAAGGCTTCCCGATTCAGAAGTGTCAAAATTTCAAAGCTTCCGATGGCAACTTCCAGAACAATGTGTTCTAGAATACACGGAATTGGACATTTCGTCAGGCTTACTGAGTAAAGAAGAATTCTTGATGACAAGAGATGGTCCACGATATCAGCAAGACCTTGAAAAAGAAGATGAGTATTCTGAATCTCGAGCAAGAGACAGTGAAGACGAGTCTGGAGACGGTGATCAAGAAATGGCTGAAG gagaGGCGAAATATGTCCAAATTGGCTCCAAAAGCCAAATGTACGTTAAGACCTCGAACCAGACATGGACTGTAATGAAACAGGAGGGAACACAGAACACAATGGTGCTTCAGATAG TCGTTAGAGAGTCCACTTCAAAGGTTGTTGTGAATGTGATAACTGACCCAAGGAATCAACGTCTGGAAGAGGAGATTGAATCTATAATAAATCAAGAGACGGAAGTCATCAATGTAATACTGAAAGATGCCTCGATCGTAGCTGTTAAAAGGGGATCAGTTATAATTGAGATAGAAGTACAACCTGGACAGAACATCGGGTCAAACTGGCTACAGCACATGATCGAGAGCATTTTTACGGAGAAAGTGAGAGCATGCATACCCAGTGGCCATCGTCTGAACTTTGAAATCACGAGTAACATCACTGTTCCCCTGGCAGATTTGGGAAGATATc TTTCAGAAAATGTGGAAGAATTCCACGAGAACTATGTCAGCAAAGAAAAG TATGAGCAAATGGTCAGTGAAGTGGAGGAGTTGGAAAGGGAGCTAAACC ccATGGGGATGGCTGTCATGTTAGCATCAGGtgatatcactgatatcaaACAAGAAAAG CGTCTCAGGGATGCTGTGGAGCACATTCTTTCCATAGCTGATTGTCATGGCAACAGGACTATCAGCTTCCTACCTGTTGGTACAGGAATCCGTCACTTCGATACAGAGAGAGTCAGTCACATTATAACCGATGTTTACTGTAGCTTCACGTGGGGATCTCTACAGGAAGCTTGGCTTGTGTATCCAGATCGTTCCAGCACTAGTGCG GTGCAGACCTGTACACGGAAGCTCCTGTATGACCAGCCGGACTCGCATCGTGAACCAAAGCCATCAGCATCAATGATTTCTGCACCAACCAAAAGATATG GTCCTTCCACTCATGAACATGCCAGGAAGCACTTGAAGAGAAGCCATGGCTACGTGTATTTTACAGATTTGACATACGACTGGATTTGCTAG